The following are encoded together in the Astyanax mexicanus isolate ESR-SI-001 chromosome 8, AstMex3_surface, whole genome shotgun sequence genome:
- the LOC125803890 gene encoding tripartite motif-containing protein 16-like has translation MYRGNRSSVMLCSNCVHFPVVKKVQIILPPEPKSREDFLQYSCQLTLDPNTANNHLFLSERNTVVTCSNTVQPYPDHPDRFDVFPQVLCRESVSGRCYWEVEWRGAGGVDIAVSYKSISRKGTGGECVFGCNNDQSWRLFCHSSRYIFSYNNRETVISEAPVSSRVGVYVDHRAGTLSFYSISDTMTLIHRVQTTFTQPLYAGFWLNLHSSVNLSLSAK, from the exons atgtacagagggaacagaagctcagtgatgctgtgtagtaactgtgtacattttcctgtagTGAAGAAAGTGCAGATCATTCTTCCTCCTGAACCCAAAAGCAGAGAAGACTTCCTGCAGT attcctgtcagctcacactggatccaaacacagccaaTAATCACCTCTTCCTGtctgagaggaacacagtggtgaCCTGCAGCAACACAGTCCAGCCATATCCTGACCATCCAGACagatttgatgtatttcctcaggttctgtgtagagagagtgtgagtggacgctgctactgggaggttgagtggagaggAGCTGGAGGGGTTGATatagcagtgtcttataaaagcatctCCAGGAAGGGAACAGGCGGGGAGTGTGTGTTTGGATGTAATAATGATCAGTCTTGGAGATTGTTCTGTCATTCCTCCAGATACATATTCAGTTACAATAACAGAGAAACTGTAATCTCCGAAGCCCCCGTCTCCtctagagtaggagtgtatgtggatcacagggcaggaactctgtccttctacagcatctctgataccatgaccctcatccacagagtccagaccaccttcactcagccgctctacgctgggtTTTGGTTAAACCTTCACTCATCAGTAAATCTTTCACTTTCAGCAAAATAG